A portion of the Fulvia fulva chromosome 1, complete sequence genome contains these proteins:
- a CDS encoding Beauvericin cluster-specific repressor produces MKRTLKSPKSRGGCQRCKSKHVKCDEAKPACRMCTANGVECPGYVKQIRWSNKHEVYDQPRKRPQTESNSVAQSASSSSSNSQFGVGAMYQTPPEADARTISTAAQASAMPIPSGASNEMGDVPEWPDIDLSGYEDFGFTAPLMEPSFDLAAEGGLTYPFSFPLEDLMPNLATCPDDSPGQASQTLSVLPARIAENEDTKRKLKEQSSRASGSTGLLQTFYRLSQPSKVPGFSDHDLVNYYFNNICTVYSCFDSDLNTFRTLTADLYPKSQTVHLAVQFMSLAHLANWYPYLNALGLGKRSEAWTSLQRDLQALQKRSKEVDVDAVMLSLLLLGPTAAWHQASSLGLQYLLVARNLLQGQLQRNDLVASPHKDFFLSAMMYWEMLTSFVDPVPLAPLSGLKAPDLTLPTRDKPMTPHPWSAVMDDVCFLLAEIGRVLRRQRGPQQSGLPIQRRGHERPSVIDDAWTKTLEGLLLELQLPSPDDIVDYDDPRTPRIDLSKMADAYRYVGLLEIYGAFPALLRETLGLGTIPAALSIITPSREKYPDEVHAWLAAIAIHILDLVKTVAITSAACRLLPMILMCAASQLRLPPVVAAGGSSPGHNEVIDARYVVEARMLVLSRKYAQKPVLQMVDIVKETWERLDSAGGGGERAHWMDVSQEKSWQTIFG; encoded by the coding sequence ATGAAGCGAACCTTGAAGAGCCCCAAGTCCCGTGGCGGCTGTCAGAGGTGCAAGTCGAAACATGTCAAGTGCGACGAGGCCAAACCAGCATGTAGAATGTGCACGGCGAATGGTGTCGAGTGTCCTGGCTATGTCAAGCAGATCAGGTGGTCGAACAAGCACGAGGTCTACGACCAACCGCGGAAACGGCCGCAGACAGAGAGCAACTCGGTAGCACAGTCGGCCTCATCGTCAAGCAGCAATTCGCAGTTCGGTGTCGGCGCAATGTACCAGACACCACCCGAGGCGGATGCTCGGACCATCAGCACGGCCGCGCAGGCTTCCGCCATGCCCATCCCGAGTGGAGCGTCCAACGAGATGGGGGATGTCCCAGAGTGGCCAGATATCGATCTGTCAGGCTACGAAGACTTCGGATTCACAGCGCCTCTAATGGAGCCATCTTTCGACTTGGCAGCAGAAGGTGGTCTGACATATCCTTTCTCATTCCCACTTGAGGACCTCATGCCCAATCTGGCAACTTGTCCCGACGACTCTCCTGGCCAAGCAAGTCAGACATTGTCCGTACTACCAGCACGGATAGCAGAGAACGAGGACACGAAGCGGAAGTTGAAGGAACAGTCAAGTCGTGCTTCTGGCTCCACGGGACTTCTCCAAACTTTTTATCGCTTGTCGCAACCGAGCAAGGTACCAGGCTTTTCCGACCATGACTTGGTCAACTATTACTTCAACAATATTTGCACCGTGTATTCTTGCTTCGACTCCGATCTGAACACATTCCGGACGTTGACGGCTGACTTGTACCCGAAGAGTCAGACGGTCCATCTGGCGGTGCAATTCATGTCACTGGCCCATCTGGCGAATTGGTATCCATACCTCAATGCGCTCGGACTCGGCAAACGCTCTGAGGCATGGACATCTCTACAGCGAGATCTTCAGGCCTTGCAGAAGCGAAGTAAAGAAGTAGACGTGGACGCAGTAATGCTCAGTCTGTTGCTGCTTGGACCTACTGCTGCATGGCATCAAGCGAGCAGTCTTGGCCTACAGTACCTGCTAGTTGCTCGAAATCTGCTACAAGGACAACTACAGAGGAACGACTTGGTAGCATCGCCGCACAAGGACTTCTTTCTCAGCGCGATGATGTACTGGGAAATGCTGACGAGCTTCGTCGATCCAGTACCTCTTGCACCATTGTCAGGACTCAAAGCGCCAGATCTTACCCTGCCAACACGAGACAAGCCAATGACACCTCACCCTTGGTCGGCTGTCATGGATGATGTCTGCTTCCTCCTCGCTGAGATTGGCCGTGTGCTCCGCAGGCAGCGCGGACCACAACAAAGTGGTCTCCCCATTCAGAGAAGAGGCCACGAACGCCCGAGCGTGATCGATGATGCTTGGACGAAGACATTGGAAGGTCTCCTCTTAGAGCTTCAACTTCCCTCGCCGGATGACATCGTCGACTACGACGACCCAAGAACACCTCGCATTGACCTCTCAAAAATGGCTGATGCGTACAGATATGTAGGCTTACTGGAGATCTATGGCGCTTTCCCAGCGCTGCTTAGAGAGACCTTGGGCTTAGGCACCATCCCAGCCGCGCTTTCAATCATCACACCCTCTCGAGAAAAATACCCTGATGAAGTCCACGCCTGGCTCGCAGCGATCGCGATCCATATTCTCGACCTCGTCAAGACTGTGGCGATTACATCTGCGGCTTGCCGGCTCCTTCCCATGATCCTGATGTGCGCCGCGAGTCAACTGCGTCTACCTCCTGTCGTCGCCGCGGGTGGCTCGTCTCCTGGCCATAACGAAGTCATCGACGCGAGATATGTGGTGGAGGCGCGAATGCTCGTTCTTAGCAGGAAGTATG